GCCGGACGTGTTTGTCAAAAAGGTCAACGATCAATGGCGCGTCGAACTCAACCCCGACATTACCCCCAAGATCGGTATCAACAGCCTGTATGCCAAGCTGGCGCATCGCAATACCAGCAAGGATGCCGCCTTCCTAAAAAATAATCTGCAGGAGGCCCGCTGGTTCATTAAAAGCCTGATGAGCCGTAACGACACCCTGCTCAAGGTCGCCACCACCATTGTCGATCGGCAACGGGGCTTTTTTGAGTACGGCGCCGAGGCCATGAAGCCGATGGTCATGCACGACATCGCGGAGATCGTCGAGATGCACGAGTCCACCATCTCCCGGGTCACCACCAAAAAATACATGCATACCCCACGTGGCATTTTTGAACTGAAGTATTTTTTCTCCAGCCACGTGACTACCGCTTCCGGCGGCGAATGTTCGGCAACGGCCATTCGCGCCATTTTGAAGAAATTGATTGCCGCGGAAAAACCCAACAAGCCGCTAAGCGATAACAAGCTTGCGTCCCTGTTGAGTGACCAGGGCATCAATGTGGCACGCCGCACGGTGGCAAAATACCGTGAGGCCATGTCCATCGCACCATCCAATGAACGCAAGCGGCTTGGCTAACGGCCAGCAACCGGCCATAGACAGCCCCTCGCGTCCATTGCATGGATCTAACCAAAGGAGTCAATTATGCAAATCAGCGTTTCCGGCCAACATCTCGATATAACCGACTCACTCCGCGAGTATGTGGTTACCAAATTCGCCAAGCTCGAACGTCACTTCGACAAGGTGACGAATATTCACGCCATCCTCAGCGTGGAAAAGCTGCGCCAGAAGGCCGAGGCCACCGTGCACATCAATGGCGCCGATCTTTTTGCTGACGCCGAAGATGAAAACATGTACGCGGCGATCGATGCATTAACCGACAAGCTCGACCGCCAGATCAAAAAGCACAAGGAAAAACGCAGTGACCACCATCGTGGCACCAGTTCGACCCTGCAGGCCTCGGTAGAGGCCGTGCCGACCGAGGAGTAACATCAAATAGCTGCGGGGGCGGCAATGCTCCCGCAGCGTTATCCTGAATATCCTTTCATGGTTAACCTGTACCGATTACCTGCAATGTTTCCCTGATGATTATTGGCCTGATGAATAAACGCAACGCATAAACCTGGCGCCCTGTTTTCGGCCTCTATTTTTGACCTATGTTTTTGGCTTATATTTTCGAGCAACAACAGGCATCCCTATTTTCATCAAGACATTCAGCGCACAAACCATGACACGTCCCATAATCGCTTCATAAAAATATCCCTGACACCATCATGCAACTCTCCGACATCATTACCCCCAACCGTATCGCCACCCAGGTGCAGGTTTCCAGCAAGAAGCGGGCCTTTGAGGTCCTGAGCGAGCTGTTCGCCACCCAGTCGCCCATCAGCCTCGATGTGCAGCCTGTGTTTGAAAGCCTGATCGCGCGCGAACGGCTGGGCACCACGGCGATTGATCACGGCGTGGCGATCCCGCACGGTCGCATCAAGAACACCTCTGCCACCATCGGCGCCTTTTTACAGCTCAGCGACGGCATCGACTGCGACGCCCTGGATCGCCAGCCGGTCACCCTGATCTTCGCCCTGCTGGTGCCGGAAGAATCCACCGAGGAACACCTGCAGCTGCTGGCCCGGCTGGCAAAGATGTTCAGCGACGCCGAGTTGCGCGAACGACTGCGCGCCGCCACCGATAATCACGCGCTGTATGAGCTGCTGATCAACTGGGATCAGGGTCACTAGTTGCCTACCTGTCGACGCCGGCAGGTGGAACCGGCAGTGGGACCAAACAGCTCTAACGGTTGTTAACCCAGGTCTGATAAGCTCGCCGATTATGGAAGGCACCGTTACCGTCAGCACCCTGTTCCAGCGCTATGGGCAGCGCCTGGGCCTGCACTGGGTCACCGGCCAGGCCGGTAGTGCGCGCGCCGTGGGCCACTCCGAGGCCACCCCGGGCACCTCGCTGATCGGCCACCTCAATATCATCCATCCCAACCGGCTGCAGATACTGGGCCAGCTGGAACTCGACCACCTCGATTCACTCTCCCCGGCGCTACGCCAGGATGCCATCCAGCAGCTGTGTGATGCGCAACCGGCAGGCATCATCCTCGCCGAACAGCTTGAGCCACCCGCCGATCTGCTGCGGGCCTGCGAGCAACAGCAGATTCCGCTGTTGGGCTCCAGCCTGCGCAGCGCCAAGCTCATCAACTGTCTCGACCATTATCTGGGGGGTGAGCTGGCGGAAAAGGCCGTGGTGCACGGCGTCTTCCTGGAGGTGCACGGCATGGGCGTGTTGCTCACCGGCGAAAGCGGGGTGGGCAAGAGCGAGCTGGCGCTGGAGCTGTTGACCCGCGGCCATCGCCTGATCGCCGATGACGCGCCGGAGTTTTCCCGCGTCGGGCCCGACATCGTGCGCGGTCGTTGTCCCGAGGCCCTGCGGGATTTTCTGGAGGTGCGCGGGCTGGGTGTCCTCAACGTGCGCGCCATGTACGGCGATAGCGCCATCAAGCTCAGCAAGGACCTGCGCCTGGTCATCCATCTGCAGCGCCTCGCCAGCCATGACCTGTTGCAGCTCGACCGGCTGCGGGGCATCCATCGCACCCACACCATACTGGAGATCGAGATGCCCGAGGTGACCCTGCCGGTCGCCCCCGGCCGCAATCTCGCGGTGCTGGTGGAGGCGGCGGTGAGAAATTACATTTTGCTGCGCAAGGGCTACAATGCGCCCGAGGCCTTTATCCAGCGTCAGCGAGAAATGATTCAGCAGCAGACCGCCACGGCACCCGCGTCCGATCCACCCACAGCATCCAGCCCTGATCAATAAACACTGCCCATGAAACTAGTCGTCATTAGCGGGGTCTCCGGCTCCGGTAAATCAACCGCCCTGCATGTCCTGGAAGATCAGGATTATTATTGCATCGACAACCTGCCGGTCGGCCTGCTGCCGGACTTCTCCGACAAGATGCGCGCCTTTCCCGGCCAGCTCGGCAATCTCGCCGCGGTCGGCATCGATGCCCGCAATCCGGCCCTGGACCTCAGCCGGTTTCCGGAGATTATCGACAGCCTCAAACAGGCCGGCGTCGACGTCGAGGTCATCTATCTCGACGCCGACGACGATATCCTGCTCAAGCGCTTCAGCGAGACCCGCCGCAAGCATCCGCTCAGCAGTGAAAAGACCCCCCTCTACGAGGCCATTCACCATGAGCGGCGCCTGCTGCAGCCCATCATCGATCGCGCCGACCTGTTCCTGGACACCACGCACCGCAATGTCCACCAGCTGCGGGATCTGATCAGCGAACGCATTCGGGGCAAGCGGGGCGGCAGCCTGTCCATCCTGTTCGAGTCCTTCGGTTTCAAACACGGTATCGCCACCGATGCGGATTTTGTGTTTGATGCCCGCTGCCTGCCCAATCCCCACTGGGAAACCCAGCTACGGGCACTGACCGGGCGTGACCGGGCGGTTGCCGAATTTCTGGAAGGCCAGCCTCTGGTCAACGAGTATTTCGAGCAGATCAGCGCCATGCTGGCCAGCTGGATACCCGCCTTTGAGGCGGACAATCGCAGTTATCTGACCATCGCCATCGGCTGCACCGGCGGCCAGCACCGCTCGGTGTACCTGATCGAACGGCTGGGCCAGTACTTTCGTGACCAGCGTGATCACGTCATTATTCGTCACCGTGATCTACCCTGAATAGACACCGACCCTTGCATCGACGATTAACGCAATGACTATTGGCGTACTACTCATCAACCACCAGCCCCTCGGTCAGGCCATGCTCGATGTCAGCATGAAGACCCTGGGGGTCTGCCCGCTGGCCGTGCAGGTGCTGGACGTGCCGCTGGATGCCGACCCCGATCAGCTGGCCAGCGAGGCGCAGCGGATGGTAGCGGCGCTGGACAGCGGCGATGGGGTGTTAATCCTCACTGACCTGTGTGGCTCCACGCCGGCCAACATCGCCTGCCGCCTCAGCGGCCGGCAGCGGGTGATGGTGGTCGCCGGGCTCAATCTGCCGATGCTGATGCGGGTCTTTAATTATCCCGAGCTGCGGCTGATCGATATCGTCGAGCGCGCACTGGACGGTGGCCGCCAGGGGGTGATGCTCATGCC
Above is a window of Gammaproteobacteria bacterium DNA encoding:
- a CDS encoding PTS sugar transporter subunit IIA codes for the protein MQLSDIITPNRIATQVQVSSKKRAFEVLSELFATQSPISLDVQPVFESLIARERLGTTAIDHGVAIPHGRIKNTSATIGAFLQLSDGIDCDALDRQPVTLIFALLVPEESTEEHLQLLARLAKMFSDAELRERLRAATDNHALYELLINWDQGH
- the raiA gene encoding ribosome-associated translation inhibitor RaiA, which translates into the protein MQISVSGQHLDITDSLREYVVTKFAKLERHFDKVTNIHAILSVEKLRQKAEATVHINGADLFADAEDENMYAAIDALTDKLDRQIKKHKEKRSDHHRGTSSTLQASVEAVPTEE
- a CDS encoding PTS sugar transporter subunit IIA, which codes for MTIGVLLINHQPLGQAMLDVSMKTLGVCPLAVQVLDVPLDADPDQLASEAQRMVAALDSGDGVLILTDLCGSTPANIACRLSGRQRVMVVAGLNLPMLMRVFNYPELRLIDIVERALDGGRQGVMLMPGCQEH
- the hprK gene encoding HPr(Ser) kinase/phosphatase — protein: MEGTVTVSTLFQRYGQRLGLHWVTGQAGSARAVGHSEATPGTSLIGHLNIIHPNRLQILGQLELDHLDSLSPALRQDAIQQLCDAQPAGIILAEQLEPPADLLRACEQQQIPLLGSSLRSAKLINCLDHYLGGELAEKAVVHGVFLEVHGMGVLLTGESGVGKSELALELLTRGHRLIADDAPEFSRVGPDIVRGRCPEALRDFLEVRGLGVLNVRAMYGDSAIKLSKDLRLVIHLQRLASHDLLQLDRLRGIHRTHTILEIEMPEVTLPVAPGRNLAVLVEAAVRNYILLRKGYNAPEAFIQRQREMIQQQTATAPASDPPTASSPDQ
- the rapZ gene encoding RNase adapter RapZ, which translates into the protein MKLVVISGVSGSGKSTALHVLEDQDYYCIDNLPVGLLPDFSDKMRAFPGQLGNLAAVGIDARNPALDLSRFPEIIDSLKQAGVDVEVIYLDADDDILLKRFSETRRKHPLSSEKTPLYEAIHHERRLLQPIIDRADLFLDTTHRNVHQLRDLISERIRGKRGGSLSILFESFGFKHGIATDADFVFDARCLPNPHWETQLRALTGRDRAVAEFLEGQPLVNEYFEQISAMLASWIPAFEADNRSYLTIAIGCTGGQHRSVYLIERLGQYFRDQRDHVIIRHRDLP